From one Microlunatus sp. Gsoil 973 genomic stretch:
- a CDS encoding ABC transporter permease subunit: protein MATVFGLDLGSLLGGVVITEKVFSMQGLGSLLLDAVGNLDLQVLVGVTLFSAFLIIVANFVVDISYGLLDPRIKAVTR, encoded by the coding sequence GTGGCGACCGTCTTCGGCCTCGACCTCGGCAGTCTGCTCGGCGGTGTGGTGATCACCGAGAAGGTGTTCTCGATGCAGGGGCTCGGGTCGCTGCTGCTGGACGCGGTGGGCAACCTTGACCTGCAGGTGCTGGTCGGGGTGACGCTCTTCTCGGCGTTCCTGATCATTGTCGCCAACTTCGTCGTCGACATCAGTTACGGCCTGCTCGACCCGCGGATCAAGGCGGTGACCCGATGA
- the uvrB gene encoding excinuclease ABC subunit UvrB has translation MRPVEELQRTVHPFRMESDFAPSGDQPAAIDDLERRLNAGEQDVVLLGATGTGKTATVAWLAERLQRPMLVMQPNKTLAAQFANELRQFFPKNAVEYFVSYYDYYQPEAYIPQTDTYIEKDSSLNEEVERLRHSATNSLLTRRDTIVVATVSAIYGLGSAAEYLRQAIMLKVGQEIDRDHLLRQLVDIQYTRNDLSGARGTFRVRGDTLEVFPKYEEMAVRVEFFGDEIERLMVMHPLTGEILSEDEEAILMPASHYSAGADTMERAIKGIEAELEHRLAELEGENKLLEAQRLRMRTTYDIEMMRQIGTCSGIENYSMHLDGRSPGEPPNCLLDYFPEDFVLVVDESHVSIPQIGGMYEGDVSRKRTLVDHGFRLPSAVDNRPLRFEEFVERIGQTIYLSATPGNYELARSRGVVEQIIRPTGLIDPEVIIKPTQGQIDDLIGEIRARAERDERVLVTTLTKKMSEDLTDYLLENGIRTRYLHSEVDTLRRIELLRQLRMGEYDVLVGINLLREGLDLPEVSLVSILDADKEGFLRSDKSLIQTIGRAARNVSGQVHMYADKITPSMAAAIDETNRRRDKQLAYNKANGIDPTPLRKKIADITDMLAREDVDTNDMLAGTSMGKRAGKERRSPTPRLGADSVTEQARKIAGMPAGDLADLVQELTEQMHTAAADLQFEVAARLRDEISDLKRELRQMVEANR, from the coding sequence ATGCGTCCTGTCGAAGAGCTTCAGCGCACTGTGCACCCGTTCCGGATGGAGAGTGACTTCGCCCCGTCGGGTGACCAGCCGGCGGCCATCGACGACCTCGAACGGCGGCTGAATGCGGGCGAGCAGGACGTCGTCCTGCTCGGCGCGACGGGTACCGGTAAGACCGCGACAGTCGCCTGGCTTGCCGAGCGGCTGCAACGACCGATGCTGGTGATGCAGCCGAACAAGACCCTGGCCGCGCAGTTCGCCAACGAGCTGCGGCAGTTCTTCCCCAAGAACGCGGTGGAGTACTTCGTCTCCTACTACGACTACTACCAGCCCGAGGCGTACATCCCGCAGACCGACACCTACATCGAGAAGGACTCCTCGCTGAACGAGGAGGTCGAGCGGCTGCGGCACTCGGCGACCAATTCTCTGCTGACCCGGCGGGACACCATCGTCGTCGCCACCGTCTCGGCGATCTACGGTCTTGGTTCTGCGGCGGAGTATCTGCGGCAGGCGATCATGCTCAAGGTCGGTCAGGAGATCGACCGCGACCATCTGCTCCGCCAGTTGGTGGACATCCAGTACACCCGCAACGACCTGTCGGGCGCGCGCGGCACCTTCCGGGTCCGTGGTGACACCCTCGAGGTGTTCCCCAAGTACGAGGAGATGGCCGTCCGGGTCGAGTTCTTCGGTGACGAGATCGAGCGGTTGATGGTGATGCACCCGCTGACCGGCGAGATCCTCTCCGAGGACGAGGAAGCCATCCTGATGCCGGCCAGCCACTACTCCGCCGGTGCCGACACCATGGAGCGTGCGATCAAGGGCATCGAGGCGGAGTTGGAGCACCGGCTGGCCGAGCTCGAGGGTGAGAACAAGCTGCTGGAGGCGCAGCGGCTGCGGATGCGGACGACGTACGACATCGAGATGATGCGACAGATCGGCACCTGCTCCGGCATCGAGAACTACTCGATGCACCTGGACGGCCGCTCACCGGGGGAGCCGCCGAACTGTCTGCTCGACTACTTCCCCGAGGATTTCGTGCTGGTCGTCGACGAGTCGCACGTCAGCATCCCGCAGATCGGCGGGATGTACGAGGGCGACGTGTCGCGGAAGCGGACCCTGGTCGACCACGGGTTCCGGCTCCCGTCGGCCGTGGACAACCGGCCACTGCGTTTCGAGGAGTTCGTCGAACGCATCGGGCAGACTATCTACCTGTCGGCGACGCCGGGCAACTACGAGCTGGCCCGGTCCCGCGGAGTCGTCGAGCAAATCATCCGGCCGACCGGACTGATCGATCCCGAGGTGATCATCAAACCGACCCAGGGGCAGATCGACGACCTGATCGGCGAGATCCGCGCCCGGGCCGAACGGGACGAACGGGTACTGGTCACCACCCTGACCAAGAAGATGTCCGAGGATCTCACCGACTACCTGCTGGAGAACGGCATCCGCACCCGTTACCTGCACTCCGAGGTCGACACCCTGCGCCGGATCGAGTTGCTCCGGCAGCTGCGGATGGGGGAGTACGACGTCCTCGTCGGCATCAACCTGCTGCGCGAGGGTCTCGACCTGCCCGAGGTGTCCCTGGTCTCCATCCTGGACGCCGACAAGGAAGGCTTCCTGCGCAGCGACAAGAGCCTGATCCAGACCATCGGCCGCGCCGCCCGGAACGTGTCCGGCCAGGTGCACATGTACGCGGACAAGATCACGCCCTCGATGGCTGCAGCGATCGACGAGACCAACCGGCGCCGCGACAAGCAATTGGCCTACAACAAGGCGAACGGGATCGATCCGACCCCGTTGCGCAAGAAGATCGCCGACATCACCGACATGCTGGCCCGCGAGGACGTCGACACCAACGACATGCTGGCGGGCACCTCGATGGGCAAGCGGGCCGGCAAGGAACGCCGGTCGCCGACGCCGCGGCTCGGTGCCGACAGCGTCACCGAACAGGCCCGCAAGATCGCCGGCATGCCTGCTGGTGATCTCGCCGATCTGGTGCAGGAGCTCACCGAACAGATGCACACCGCCGCCGCAGACCTGCAGTTCGAGGTGGCGGCCCGGTTGCGTGACGAGATCTCCGACCTGAAGCGCGAGTTGCGGCAGATGGTCGAAGCCAACCGTTAG
- a CDS encoding ABC transporter substrate-binding protein, producing the protein MRRRLAVSAAAAAAAIVIAGCNANPSTPSNNSSAPAAKGGTLNILSSGTEMNFDPATSQSLAITSNGLVNRRLTAWQNGPGKPATVVPDLATDTGKSSEGGKTWTFHLKSGLQFNDGTPITSEAIKYGIERSFAPELSGGLSYHKGLLVGGESYKGPYSGKDLASIETPDDSTIVFKLKVPYGDWPWIVSMPAFAPVEKSKDTKPAEYGQHPAASGPYMVESYQQGVAMTLTRNPHWEQSTDQVRVGGPDKIIFKLGQDDTVAAQTLISDNGDARNSFGADFVPAAQLAQARNNPQVASRLVTSQPGAVNFVAMNTQRGALKDVKIRQALEYAIDRKAFIAASGGAISGSPATTLITPGIAGRQEYDLYPAGEDGDVAKAKQLLAAAGHAHDLKFTLITSNDSMATAQAQAVEQGLERAGVKITLLPLDSNAVAERVTQGKGDYDMYLGSWQPDFPSANANIQPLYDSSQIGNGGYNTSRYDNPAVDKAIEQATGEVDQAKAEQDWAAIDKQIMQDAPVIPVSYAKNSFLHGSNVQNFFIGAFPAYPNYLKVTLKQQ; encoded by the coding sequence ATGAGACGCCGTCTCGCCGTCAGCGCAGCCGCAGCCGCGGCCGCCATCGTCATCGCCGGGTGCAACGCCAACCCGTCGACCCCAAGCAACAACAGCTCGGCCCCGGCCGCCAAGGGCGGCACGCTGAACATCCTGTCCTCGGGCACCGAGATGAACTTCGACCCGGCGACCAGTCAGAGCCTGGCGATCACCTCGAACGGTCTGGTGAACCGGCGGCTCACCGCCTGGCAGAACGGTCCGGGCAAGCCGGCCACCGTTGTACCCGATCTGGCCACCGACACCGGCAAGTCCTCCGAGGGCGGCAAGACCTGGACCTTCCACCTGAAGTCCGGCCTGCAGTTCAACGACGGGACGCCGATCACCAGTGAGGCGATCAAGTACGGCATCGAGCGGTCGTTCGCCCCCGAACTGTCCGGCGGCCTGAGCTATCACAAGGGGTTGCTGGTCGGTGGGGAGAGCTACAAGGGTCCGTACAGCGGCAAGGACCTCGCCTCGATCGAGACTCCCGACGACAGCACGATCGTCTTCAAACTCAAGGTCCCGTACGGCGACTGGCCGTGGATCGTGTCCATGCCGGCCTTCGCCCCGGTGGAGAAGTCCAAGGACACCAAACCCGCCGAGTACGGCCAGCATCCGGCCGCGTCCGGGCCCTACATGGTGGAGTCCTACCAGCAGGGTGTCGCGATGACCCTGACCCGCAACCCGCACTGGGAGCAGAGCACCGACCAGGTCCGCGTCGGTGGACCGGACAAGATCATCTTCAAGCTCGGCCAGGACGACACCGTCGCCGCGCAGACGTTGATCAGCGACAACGGCGATGCGAGGAACTCCTTCGGCGCCGATTTCGTCCCGGCCGCTCAGCTGGCTCAGGCGCGGAACAACCCGCAGGTCGCCTCCCGGCTGGTCACCTCCCAGCCGGGTGCGGTGAACTTCGTCGCGATGAACACCCAGCGCGGTGCGCTCAAGGACGTCAAGATCCGGCAGGCTCTGGAATACGCGATCGACCGGAAGGCGTTCATCGCCGCCTCCGGTGGGGCGATCTCCGGCTCACCGGCGACGACCCTGATCACCCCGGGCATCGCCGGGCGGCAGGAGTACGACCTCTACCCGGCCGGTGAGGACGGCGACGTTGCGAAGGCCAAGCAGTTGCTGGCGGCCGCCGGCCACGCGCATGATCTGAAGTTCACGCTGATCACCTCCAACGACTCGATGGCCACGGCGCAGGCGCAGGCCGTCGAACAAGGACTCGAGCGGGCCGGGGTGAAGATCACGCTGCTGCCGTTGGACTCCAACGCGGTGGCCGAGCGTGTGACCCAGGGCAAGGGCGATTACGACATGTACCTGGGCAGCTGGCAGCCCGACTTCCCCAGCGCGAACGCCAACATCCAGCCGCTGTACGACTCCAGCCAGATCGGCAACGGCGGTTACAACACCTCCCGCTATGACAATCCTGCGGTGGACAAGGCGATCGAGCAGGCCACCGGTGAGGTGGACCAGGCCAAGGCCGAGCAGGATTGGGCGGCGATCGACAAGCAGATCATGCAGGATGCGCCGGTGATCCCCGTCAGCTATGCCAAGAACTCGTTCCTGCACGGCTCCAACGTGCAGAACTTCTTCATCGGCGCCTTCCCGGCCTACCCCAACTACCTGAAGGTGACGCTGAAGCAGCAGTAG
- a CDS encoding ABC transporter ATP-binding protein: MVEPVLSIADLRIAFAGPEADSPAQEVVHGVSLDVMPGRVLGLVGESGSGKSVTAMSVLGLLPRSARVSGSIRLAGDELVGAPVERLRRARGGQVGTIFQEPMSALNPVFRIGDQIAEAIREHHPQTGRQAALRRVIELLGMVEVADPARIAASYPHELSGGQLQRAMIAMAISNDPLALIADEPTTALDVTVQAQILALIRDLKDRLGTAVLLITHDMGVVADVADDVSVMKDGEIVESAPAEVLYRRPQAEYTRRLLAAVPRLESLVISEDGSDDGRRPAADNPRAPDPDAPAAEITRLDIRYHGRGLGAGLLACHDVTLTIGRGETVGLVGESGSGKSTVGRALAGLISPAAGTVRIDGIDISRLRGRALRQLRTRIGMVFQDPASSLNPRHTVGRSIGEPLRLHSDLDPAARRREVARLLDAVQLGSVLAARYPHELSGGQRQRVAIARALSMRPSLLIADEPTSALDVSVQDQILNLIRDLRAELGFACLFISHDLAVVGELTSRVAVMRRGEIVETGPSRAVLHHPRDAYTQRLLAAVPVPDPQQQSERRRQWLELQQAPVA; encoded by the coding sequence GTGGTCGAACCGGTGCTGTCCATCGCCGATCTCCGGATCGCCTTCGCCGGTCCGGAAGCCGACAGCCCGGCGCAGGAGGTGGTGCACGGGGTCAGCCTCGACGTGATGCCGGGCCGGGTGCTCGGCCTGGTCGGGGAATCGGGATCGGGCAAGAGTGTCACTGCGATGTCGGTGCTCGGCCTGCTGCCGCGGTCCGCCCGGGTCAGCGGCAGCATCCGGCTTGCCGGGGACGAGTTGGTCGGGGCGCCGGTCGAGCGGCTGCGGCGGGCCCGCGGCGGCCAGGTCGGAACGATCTTCCAGGAACCGATGAGCGCACTGAATCCGGTCTTCCGGATCGGTGACCAGATCGCCGAGGCGATCCGGGAACATCACCCGCAAACCGGTCGCCAGGCGGCGCTCCGCCGGGTGATCGAGTTGCTGGGCATGGTCGAGGTCGCCGATCCGGCCCGGATCGCGGCGTCCTATCCGCATGAGTTGTCCGGTGGACAACTGCAGCGGGCGATGATCGCGATGGCGATCAGCAACGACCCGTTGGCGTTGATCGCCGACGAGCCGACCACTGCCCTGGACGTCACGGTGCAGGCGCAGATCCTGGCCCTGATCCGGGATCTGAAGGACCGGCTCGGCACGGCGGTGTTGTTGATCACCCACGACATGGGCGTTGTGGCCGATGTGGCCGATGACGTCTCGGTGATGAAGGACGGGGAGATCGTCGAATCGGCGCCGGCGGAGGTGCTCTACCGGCGGCCGCAGGCCGAGTACACCCGTCGGCTGCTGGCTGCGGTCCCCCGGCTGGAATCGCTGGTGATCTCCGAGGATGGCTCCGACGATGGCCGTCGGCCGGCTGCTGACAATCCCAGGGCACCTGATCCCGATGCGCCGGCCGCCGAGATCACCCGTCTGGACATCAGATACCACGGGCGCGGGTTGGGCGCCGGCCTACTGGCGTGTCACGACGTGACCTTGACCATCGGTCGCGGTGAGACGGTCGGTCTGGTCGGTGAGTCCGGCTCCGGCAAGTCGACGGTCGGCCGGGCACTGGCGGGGCTGATCTCGCCCGCTGCCGGAACCGTACGGATCGACGGCATCGACATCTCCCGGCTGCGTGGCCGGGCACTGCGGCAGCTGCGGACCCGGATCGGAATGGTCTTCCAGGATCCGGCGTCCAGCCTGAACCCGCGGCACACCGTCGGCCGCAGCATCGGTGAACCGTTGCGGTTGCACTCCGACCTGGATCCGGCCGCCCGCCGCCGGGAGGTCGCGCGGTTGCTGGACGCGGTGCAGCTCGGCTCGGTACTCGCCGCACGGTATCCCCACGAGCTGTCCGGCGGCCAGCGGCAGCGGGTCGCCATCGCCCGGGCGCTGTCCATGCGGCCGTCGTTGTTGATCGCGGACGAACCGACCAGCGCGCTGGATGTGTCGGTGCAGGACCAGATCCTGAACCTGATCAGGGACCTGCGCGCCGAACTGGGTTTCGCCTGCCTGTTCATCAGCCACGACCTGGCAGTCGTCGGCGAGCTGACCTCCCGGGTGGCGGTCATGCGGCGCGGCGAGATCGTCGAGACGGGGCCGTCGCGTGCGGTGCTGCATCATCCGCGGGACGCGTACACCCAGCGGCTGCTCGCTGCGGTGCCGGTGCCCGATCCGCAGCAGCAGTCCGAGCGGCGCAGGCAGTGGCTCGAACTCCAGCAGGCGCCGGTCGCCTGA